The following proteins are encoded in a genomic region of Channa argus isolate prfri chromosome 3, Channa argus male v1.0, whole genome shotgun sequence:
- the si:ch73-109d9.3 gene encoding uncharacterized protein si:ch73-109d9.3 isoform X1: MSDLDTLIVTFQTQLSDVMETVVKTAMYEVTRLVEDGFLEEVKRRNQQVESLKLQLKWAENHISNRDGKESKGGRCVDCRRDGVELSADTADESQQDDILKGGGVKTEADPVERWPRSCRREVISASPQAAGSLTETHIPERTAQKPEEDNKLPAAEVKEEVMKKLSCTSVHLGGWSSAHDGETGSGPHSTSGMAEAHPKQTQENDDDILRNVIKQDRQESAVYVFSEELEETHMTTDQSHQSINLAGLLKKPTLASDKDCDPAKTRSSLKRTEHKLPDSVIADGQVPPGRDQNVTSGSPNARLQNSSLLGVTIKQEVIVDSDGCNVTEHIERQTKKSGVTPVSCLVKQHRVSSDAHKQNHVFPKMQEVMKLHSKVGTGLRLQAALQHLHRPQRRTPHTLSNSATALSAAHVVNINRVPTTSKSAQSPSVSVQRVQLGEKQAAALSRTSAQWVSIKTQHQSTNQSPNPDSNLHTGPRHILRCGQCGKCFPHPSNLKAHLQTHTGERPFCCSLCGRSFTKLSNLKAHRRVHTGERPYCCVACGKRFTQKCNLKRHQRIHLDV; the protein is encoded by the exons ATGTCGGACCTGGACACTCTTATTGTCACTTTCCAAACCCAACTCTCAGACGTGATGGAGACTGTGGTAAAGACAGCAATGTATGAAGTAACCAGATTGGTGGAGGACGGCTTCTTGGAGGAGGTGAAGCGGAGAAACCAGCAGGTGGAGTCCttaaagctgcagctgaaatGGGCTGAAAACCACATAAGCAACCGAGATGGGAAAGAAAGCAAAGGTGGAAGATGTGTGGACTGTCGGAGGGATGGTGTGGAGCTGTCTGCTGACACTGCAGATGAAAGCCAGCAGGATG ATATTTTGAAAGGTGGTGGTGTGAAAACAGAGGCAGACCCTGTGGAAAGGTGGCCAAGAAGCTGCAGACGGGAAGTCATATCAGCATCTCCTCAGGCAGCAGGCAGTCTTACAGAAACTCACATTCCTGAAAGGACTGCACAG AAACCCGAAGAGGACAATAAATTGCCAGCCGCAGAGGTGAAGGAAGAAGTTATGAAAAAACTGTCTTGTACTTCTGTCCATTTAGGAGGGTGGAGCAGTGCTCACGATG GTGAAACAGGATCAGGACCCCACAGTACTAGTGGGATGGCTGAGGCACATCCAAAACAAACTCAAGAAAACGATGACGACATTTTAAGGAATGTCATTAAACAAGACAGACAGGAATCTGCTGTATATGTTTTTTCTGAGGAATTGGAGGAGACACACATGACCACAGATCAAtctcatcaatcaatcaatcttgCTGGATTGCTGAAGAAACCCACACTTGCATCTGACAAGGACTGCGATCCAGCCAAAACTAGGAGTTCTCTAAAGCGCACAGAGCACAAGCTACCTGACTCTGTTATAGCCGATGGTCAAGTCCCCCCAGGCAGAGATCAAAATGTAACTTCCGGGTCTCCTAATGCAAGACTGCAAAACAGCAGTTTGTTGGGTGTGACAATAAAGCAGGAGGTTATTGTCGATTCTGATGGGTGCAATGTAACGGAACACATAGAGAGGCAAACTAAAAAGTCAGGAGTGACACCTGTCTCATGTCTAGTGAAACAGCACAGGGTGAGCTCAGATGCGCACAAGCAGAACCACGTTTTCCCTAAAATGCAGGAGGTGATGAAGCTGCATTCCAAAGTGGGTACAGGTCTCAGATTGCAAGCTGCATTACAACATCTTCACCGGCCGCAAAGAAGAACCCCTCACACACTCTCTAACAGTGCAACAGCACTGTCTGCAGCTCATGTTGTAAACATTAACAGAGTTCCCACCACATCTAAATCTGCTCAATCTCCTTCAGTCTCAGTCCAAAGAGTTCAACTGGGTGAAAAACAAGCGGCAGCACTTTCACGAACCAGTGCCCAATGGGTCAGCATCAAAACCCAGCATCAGTCAACCAACCAATCCCCCAATCCAGACTCTAACCTGCACACTGGCCCCAGGCATATACTGCGCTGTGGCCAGTGTGGGAAGTGCTTTCCACACCCCAGCAACCTGAAGGCCCATCTGCAGACTCACACAGGTGAGCGGCCTTTCTGCTGCTCACTCTGCGGTCGCAGCTTCACCAAACTGAGCAACTTAAAAGCCCACCGGCGGGTTCACACCGGAGAGAGACCTTACTGCTGCGTGGCCTGTGGAAAGCGCTTCACCCAAAAGTGTAACCTGAAACGTCACCAAAGGATCCATCTGGATGTATGA
- the si:ch73-109d9.3 gene encoding uncharacterized protein si:ch73-109d9.3 isoform X2, which yields MSDLDTLIVTFQTQLSDVMETVVKTAMYEVTRLVEDGFLEEVKRRNQQVESLKLQLKWAENHISNRDGKESKGGRCVDCRRDGVELSADTADESQQDDILKGGGVKTEADPVERWPRSCRREVISASPQAAGSLTETHIPERTAQKPEEDNKLPAAEVKEEVMKKLSCTSVHLGGWSSAHDGSGPHSTSGMAEAHPKQTQENDDDILRNVIKQDRQESAVYVFSEELEETHMTTDQSHQSINLAGLLKKPTLASDKDCDPAKTRSSLKRTEHKLPDSVIADGQVPPGRDQNVTSGSPNARLQNSSLLGVTIKQEVIVDSDGCNVTEHIERQTKKSGVTPVSCLVKQHRVSSDAHKQNHVFPKMQEVMKLHSKVGTGLRLQAALQHLHRPQRRTPHTLSNSATALSAAHVVNINRVPTTSKSAQSPSVSVQRVQLGEKQAAALSRTSAQWVSIKTQHQSTNQSPNPDSNLHTGPRHILRCGQCGKCFPHPSNLKAHLQTHTGERPFCCSLCGRSFTKLSNLKAHRRVHTGERPYCCVACGKRFTQKCNLKRHQRIHLDV from the exons ATGTCGGACCTGGACACTCTTATTGTCACTTTCCAAACCCAACTCTCAGACGTGATGGAGACTGTGGTAAAGACAGCAATGTATGAAGTAACCAGATTGGTGGAGGACGGCTTCTTGGAGGAGGTGAAGCGGAGAAACCAGCAGGTGGAGTCCttaaagctgcagctgaaatGGGCTGAAAACCACATAAGCAACCGAGATGGGAAAGAAAGCAAAGGTGGAAGATGTGTGGACTGTCGGAGGGATGGTGTGGAGCTGTCTGCTGACACTGCAGATGAAAGCCAGCAGGATG ATATTTTGAAAGGTGGTGGTGTGAAAACAGAGGCAGACCCTGTGGAAAGGTGGCCAAGAAGCTGCAGACGGGAAGTCATATCAGCATCTCCTCAGGCAGCAGGCAGTCTTACAGAAACTCACATTCCTGAAAGGACTGCACAG AAACCCGAAGAGGACAATAAATTGCCAGCCGCAGAGGTGAAGGAAGAAGTTATGAAAAAACTGTCTTGTACTTCTGTCCATTTAGGAGGGTGGAGCAGTGCTCACGATG GATCAGGACCCCACAGTACTAGTGGGATGGCTGAGGCACATCCAAAACAAACTCAAGAAAACGATGACGACATTTTAAGGAATGTCATTAAACAAGACAGACAGGAATCTGCTGTATATGTTTTTTCTGAGGAATTGGAGGAGACACACATGACCACAGATCAAtctcatcaatcaatcaatcttgCTGGATTGCTGAAGAAACCCACACTTGCATCTGACAAGGACTGCGATCCAGCCAAAACTAGGAGTTCTCTAAAGCGCACAGAGCACAAGCTACCTGACTCTGTTATAGCCGATGGTCAAGTCCCCCCAGGCAGAGATCAAAATGTAACTTCCGGGTCTCCTAATGCAAGACTGCAAAACAGCAGTTTGTTGGGTGTGACAATAAAGCAGGAGGTTATTGTCGATTCTGATGGGTGCAATGTAACGGAACACATAGAGAGGCAAACTAAAAAGTCAGGAGTGACACCTGTCTCATGTCTAGTGAAACAGCACAGGGTGAGCTCAGATGCGCACAAGCAGAACCACGTTTTCCCTAAAATGCAGGAGGTGATGAAGCTGCATTCCAAAGTGGGTACAGGTCTCAGATTGCAAGCTGCATTACAACATCTTCACCGGCCGCAAAGAAGAACCCCTCACACACTCTCTAACAGTGCAACAGCACTGTCTGCAGCTCATGTTGTAAACATTAACAGAGTTCCCACCACATCTAAATCTGCTCAATCTCCTTCAGTCTCAGTCCAAAGAGTTCAACTGGGTGAAAAACAAGCGGCAGCACTTTCACGAACCAGTGCCCAATGGGTCAGCATCAAAACCCAGCATCAGTCAACCAACCAATCCCCCAATCCAGACTCTAACCTGCACACTGGCCCCAGGCATATACTGCGCTGTGGCCAGTGTGGGAAGTGCTTTCCACACCCCAGCAACCTGAAGGCCCATCTGCAGACTCACACAGGTGAGCGGCCTTTCTGCTGCTCACTCTGCGGTCGCAGCTTCACCAAACTGAGCAACTTAAAAGCCCACCGGCGGGTTCACACCGGAGAGAGACCTTACTGCTGCGTGGCCTGTGGAAAGCGCTTCACCCAAAAGTGTAACCTGAAACGTCACCAAAGGATCCATCTGGATGTATGA